A DNA window from Patagioenas fasciata isolate bPatFas1 chromosome 1, bPatFas1.hap1, whole genome shotgun sequence contains the following coding sequences:
- the GK gene encoding glycerol kinase isoform X9 has translation MAASDRMVLGPLVGSIDQGTSSTRFLVFNAKTAELLSHHQVEIEQKFPKEGWVEQDPKEILKSVHECVERTCEKLQQLNIDITNIKAIGVSNQRETTVVWDKTTGEPLSNAIVWLDLRTQSTVERLLKRIPGKNKAYFKSRTGLPLSTYFSAVKLRWLLDNVKEIQQAVDDGRALFGTIDSWLIWCLTGGKNGGVHCTDVTNASRTMLFNIHSLDWDPELCQFFDIPMDILPKVRSSSEIYGLMKSGALTGVPISGCLGDQSAALVGQMCFQDGQAKNTYGTGCFLLCNTGQKSVLSEHGLLTTIAYKLGRDKPVCYALEGSVAIAGAVVRWLRDNLGIVQTSQEVEKLAAEAGTSYGCYFVPAFSGLYAPYWEPSARGIICGLTQFTNKNHIAFAALEAVCFQTREILDAMNKDCGIPLHQLQVDGGMTNNKLLMQLQSDILCIPVVKPSMPETTALGAAMAAGAAEGVGVWSLNPGDLTAVTCERFEPQINPEESESRYARWKKAVMRSMDWETSEAPSNVISIVGLRMESTED, from the exons ATGGCCGCGTCGGACCGGATGGTGCTGGGGCCACTGGTGGGCTCCATCGATCAGGGCACCAGCTCCACTCGCTTTCTG gtttttaaTGCAAAAACAGCAGAGCTCTTGAGTCATCATCAAGTTGAGATAGAGCAGAAATTCCCCAAAGAAGG ATGGGTAGAACAAGATCCAAAGGAAATATTAAAGTCTGTCCATGAATGTGTTGAAAGGACCTGTGAGAAACTGCAACAACTGAACATAGACATCACCAACATAAAAG CCATTGGAGTCAGCAATCAGAGAGAAACAACAGTGGTTTGGGACAAGACAACTGGAGAACCTCTTTCTAATGCTATTG tATGGCTTGACCTGAGAACCCAGTCAACAGTTGAACGACTTCTTAAAAGaattccaggaaaaaacaaagcatATTTTAAG tctAGAACTGGTCTTCCACTTAGCACTTATTTTAGTGCAGTGAAACTTCGATGGCTTTTGGATAATGTGAAAGAGATTCAGCAAGCAGTTGATGATGGAAGAGCTCTATTTGGGACTATTGATTCATGGCTTATATGG TGTTTGACAGGTGGAAAGAATGGAGGCGTTCACTGTACAGATGTAACCAATGCCAGTAGGACAATGTTGTTCAACATTCATTCCTTGGACTGGGATCCTGAGCTCTGCCA GTTCTTTGATATTCCTATGGATATACTTCCTAAAGTCCGAAGCTCCTCTGAGATTTATGGCCTGATG AAATCTGGAGCTTTGACAGGTGTACCGATTTCTGGG TGCCTGGGTGACCAGTCTGCTGCTCTTGTTGGGCAAATGTGTTTTCAAGATGGGCAGGCAAAAAATAC GTATGGAACAGGATGTTTCTTGCTGTGCAATACAGGTCAGAAG TCTGTGCTTTCTGAGCATGGTCTTCTAACCACAATAGCTTACAAACTGGGCAGAGACAAACCTGTTTGTTATGCACTAGAG ggatCCGTTGCTATAGCTGGTGCTGTTGTTCGTTGGCTGAGGGACAATCTAGGTATCGTTCAGACATCACAGGAGGTTG AAAAACTGGCTGCAGAAGCAGGGACTTCTTACGGCTGCTACTTTGTGCCAGCATTTTCAGGACTGTATGCACCATACTGGGAACCCAGTGCAAGGGG tatTATCTGTGGCCTTACTCAGTTTACAAATAAAAACCACATTGCCTTTGCTGCACTGGAAGCAGTCTGCTTTCAAACACGAGAG ATTTTAGATGCCATGAACAAGGACTGTGGGATACCACTACATCAGTTACAAGTAGACGGAGGAATGACCAATAACAAGCTCCTCATGCAACTCCAATCAGACATTCTCTGTATTCCAGTAG TAAAGCCATCAATGCCTGAAACAACAGCTCTAGGAGCTGCtatggcagcaggagctgcagaaggAGTTGGAGTTTGGAGTCTGAATCCTGGAGATTTGACAGCAGTGACATGTGAACGATTTGAACCACAGATCAACCCAGAGG AAAGTGAATCTCGCTATGCCAGATGGAAGAAAGCGGTGATGAGATCTATGGACTGGGAGACATCTGAAGCTCCGTCAAATG
- the GK gene encoding glycerol kinase isoform X10 yields MAASDRMVLGPLVGSIDQGTSSTRFLVFNAKTAELLSHHQVEIEQKFPKEGWVEQDPKEILKSVHECVERTCEKLQQLNIDITNIKAIGVSNQRETTVVWDKTTGEPLSNAIVWLDLRTQSTVERLLKRIPGKNKAYFKSRTGLPLSTYFSAVKLRWLLDNVKEIQQAVDDGRALFGTIDSWLIWCLTGGKNGGVHCTDVTNASRTMLFNIHSLDWDPELCQFFDIPMDILPKVRSSSEIYGLMKSGALTGVPISGCLGDQSAALVGQMCFQDGQAKNTYGTGCFLLCNTGQKSVLSEHGLLTTIAYKLGRDKPVCYALEGSVAIAGAVVRWLRDNLGIVQTSQEVEKLAAEAGTSYGCYFVPAFSGLYAPYWEPSARGIICGLTQFTNKNHIAFAALEAVCFQTREILDAMNKDCGIPLHQLQVDGGMTNNKLLMQLQSDILCIPVVKPSMPETTALGAAMAAGAAEGVGVWSLNPGDLTAVTCERFEPQINPEESESRYARWKKAVMRSMDWETSEAPSNGTGK; encoded by the exons ATGGCCGCGTCGGACCGGATGGTGCTGGGGCCACTGGTGGGCTCCATCGATCAGGGCACCAGCTCCACTCGCTTTCTG gtttttaaTGCAAAAACAGCAGAGCTCTTGAGTCATCATCAAGTTGAGATAGAGCAGAAATTCCCCAAAGAAGG ATGGGTAGAACAAGATCCAAAGGAAATATTAAAGTCTGTCCATGAATGTGTTGAAAGGACCTGTGAGAAACTGCAACAACTGAACATAGACATCACCAACATAAAAG CCATTGGAGTCAGCAATCAGAGAGAAACAACAGTGGTTTGGGACAAGACAACTGGAGAACCTCTTTCTAATGCTATTG tATGGCTTGACCTGAGAACCCAGTCAACAGTTGAACGACTTCTTAAAAGaattccaggaaaaaacaaagcatATTTTAAG tctAGAACTGGTCTTCCACTTAGCACTTATTTTAGTGCAGTGAAACTTCGATGGCTTTTGGATAATGTGAAAGAGATTCAGCAAGCAGTTGATGATGGAAGAGCTCTATTTGGGACTATTGATTCATGGCTTATATGG TGTTTGACAGGTGGAAAGAATGGAGGCGTTCACTGTACAGATGTAACCAATGCCAGTAGGACAATGTTGTTCAACATTCATTCCTTGGACTGGGATCCTGAGCTCTGCCA GTTCTTTGATATTCCTATGGATATACTTCCTAAAGTCCGAAGCTCCTCTGAGATTTATGGCCTGATG AAATCTGGAGCTTTGACAGGTGTACCGATTTCTGGG TGCCTGGGTGACCAGTCTGCTGCTCTTGTTGGGCAAATGTGTTTTCAAGATGGGCAGGCAAAAAATAC GTATGGAACAGGATGTTTCTTGCTGTGCAATACAGGTCAGAAG TCTGTGCTTTCTGAGCATGGTCTTCTAACCACAATAGCTTACAAACTGGGCAGAGACAAACCTGTTTGTTATGCACTAGAG ggatCCGTTGCTATAGCTGGTGCTGTTGTTCGTTGGCTGAGGGACAATCTAGGTATCGTTCAGACATCACAGGAGGTTG AAAAACTGGCTGCAGAAGCAGGGACTTCTTACGGCTGCTACTTTGTGCCAGCATTTTCAGGACTGTATGCACCATACTGGGAACCCAGTGCAAGGGG tatTATCTGTGGCCTTACTCAGTTTACAAATAAAAACCACATTGCCTTTGCTGCACTGGAAGCAGTCTGCTTTCAAACACGAGAG ATTTTAGATGCCATGAACAAGGACTGTGGGATACCACTACATCAGTTACAAGTAGACGGAGGAATGACCAATAACAAGCTCCTCATGCAACTCCAATCAGACATTCTCTGTATTCCAGTAG TAAAGCCATCAATGCCTGAAACAACAGCTCTAGGAGCTGCtatggcagcaggagctgcagaaggAGTTGGAGTTTGGAGTCTGAATCCTGGAGATTTGACAGCAGTGACATGTGAACGATTTGAACCACAGATCAACCCAGAGG AAAGTGAATCTCGCTATGCCAGATGGAAGAAAGCGGTGATGAGATCTATGGACTGGGAGACATCTGAAGCTCCGTCAAATG